In the genome of Flaviflexus ciconiae, one region contains:
- the hemL gene encoding glutamate-1-semialdehyde 2,1-aminomutase: MADLFTRAQAVIPGGVDSPVRAFGSVGGAPVFVERASGPHIYSADREYIDLVGSWGPALLGHAHPTVVEAVQKAASKGLSFGAPTEAEVELAELVIDRVEPVEKIRFVSTGTEATMTAIRLARGFTGRDLVVKFAGCYHGHEDNMLVAAGSGVATFGMSSSAGVPKGTVEDTVVLPYNNREAVETLFATHGEKIAAIITEGAPANMGVVPPTPGFNAFLKEQCEKAGALLILDEVLTGFRLSKAGMWGIDQDVPYTPDLLTFGKVIGGGMPIAALGGRADVMDWLAPLGPVYQAGTLSGNPLATAAGITTLALADDAVYEQVNRSSQALSDGFSQALSAEGVDHTIQRVGSLFSILFSDTPATNYDEVAAQDQFRYAPFFHSLLEDGIHLPPSVFEAYFVSATHTDEVIDKILAAAPKAARAAAQATA; this comes from the coding sequence ATGGCTGATCTATTTACCCGCGCACAGGCTGTTATTCCCGGTGGAGTTGACTCCCCCGTTCGAGCATTCGGCTCCGTTGGTGGAGCCCCGGTGTTTGTTGAGCGGGCCTCCGGCCCCCACATTTACTCAGCTGACCGGGAGTACATCGATCTTGTTGGCTCCTGGGGCCCCGCGCTCCTTGGACATGCTCACCCCACCGTTGTCGAGGCGGTCCAGAAGGCCGCCTCAAAGGGTCTGTCGTTCGGTGCACCGACCGAGGCGGAAGTAGAACTGGCAGAGCTGGTTATCGATCGGGTGGAGCCTGTTGAGAAGATTCGGTTCGTGTCGACCGGTACGGAAGCGACGATGACGGCGATCCGTCTGGCTCGTGGTTTCACCGGCCGCGATCTGGTCGTCAAGTTTGCCGGTTGCTATCACGGCCACGAGGACAACATGCTGGTTGCGGCGGGCTCCGGCGTTGCCACGTTCGGAATGTCCTCCTCCGCCGGTGTCCCGAAGGGCACCGTCGAGGACACCGTAGTTTTGCCCTACAACAACCGCGAAGCAGTTGAAACGCTCTTTGCCACCCACGGGGAGAAGATCGCCGCGATCATCACCGAGGGCGCTCCGGCAAACATGGGTGTTGTTCCGCCCACCCCGGGCTTCAACGCTTTCCTCAAGGAACAGTGCGAGAAGGCCGGTGCACTGCTGATTCTCGACGAGGTGCTGACAGGTTTCCGGCTTTCCAAGGCTGGCATGTGGGGAATCGACCAGGACGTCCCCTACACCCCCGACCTGCTGACGTTTGGAAAGGTTATCGGCGGTGGCATGCCGATCGCGGCCCTTGGCGGTCGCGCCGATGTCATGGACTGGCTGGCTCCGCTCGGCCCCGTCTACCAGGCGGGCACCCTGTCCGGTAACCCGCTCGCCACCGCCGCCGGCATCACCACCCTCGCCCTTGCCGACGATGCTGTGTATGAGCAGGTGAACCGTTCGTCCCAAGCACTGTCCGATGGCTTTTCCCAGGCACTGTCGGCCGAGGGCGTGGACCACACAATCCAGCGGGTCGGTTCCCTGTTCTCAATCTTGTTTTCGGACACCCCGGCAACAAACTACGACGAGGTCGCCGCACAGGACCAGTTCCGGTATGCCCCGTTCTTCCATTCGCTTCTCGAGGACGGCATTCACCTGCCTCCTTCGGTGTTCGAGGCCTACTTCGTATCCGCCACCCACACCGATGAGGTCATCGACAAGATCCTGGCCGCAGCACCCAAGGCGGCTCGCGCCGCCGCACAGGCAACCGCGTAG
- a CDS encoding Sir2 family NAD-dependent protein deacetylase, whose product MSLTDLASLLSDGDVVVVSGAGLSTDSGLPDYRGSGGSEKPSVDYDMFVGLDMWQRWVWQRNQESWKALDTLPPTTGHRILADWERRGIVTGTATQNIDGMHFKAGSKKVAEMHGSFTRVTCIDCNQVTPRSELDPRLRELNPLTVDDPNPANAAILAEADRASAEKSTFVPAPCANCGGILKPDIVFFGEAVQAIDQAFDYAREAKTILVLGSSLLVMTGMWVVTQGLSSGANLAIINRGPTQADRYADIRIDADISESLKALDELLKS is encoded by the coding sequence GTGTCACTAACGGATCTGGCTAGCCTGCTCTCGGACGGCGACGTCGTCGTGGTCTCGGGAGCGGGCCTGTCAACCGATTCTGGGCTACCCGACTATCGGGGCAGTGGCGGTTCAGAGAAGCCGAGCGTCGACTACGACATGTTTGTCGGACTCGACATGTGGCAACGCTGGGTGTGGCAACGCAACCAGGAAAGCTGGAAGGCCCTCGACACGCTCCCACCCACAACCGGACACCGGATCCTGGCCGACTGGGAACGCCGGGGCATTGTCACCGGCACAGCCACCCAGAACATTGATGGAATGCATTTCAAAGCCGGGTCGAAGAAGGTTGCGGAGATGCACGGGTCGTTCACCCGCGTCACCTGCATCGACTGCAACCAGGTCACTCCTCGCAGCGAACTGGATCCCAGGTTGCGGGAACTTAACCCGCTCACCGTTGACGACCCAAACCCAGCCAACGCGGCTATTCTTGCCGAGGCCGACCGAGCATCTGCTGAGAAGTCGACATTTGTTCCCGCACCGTGCGCAAACTGCGGTGGAATTCTCAAGCCCGACATCGTGTTCTTCGGGGAGGCCGTCCAAGCGATCGACCAGGCCTTCGACTACGCCAGGGAAGCCAAAACAATCCTCGTGCTCGGATCATCCCTGCTGGTCATGACCGGAATGTGGGTCGTCACCCAGGGACTGTCCTCGGGGGCGAATCTTGCAATCATCAATCGCGGCCCCACCCAGGCCGACAGATATGCCGACATCAGAATCGACGCCGACATATCGGAGTCTTTGAAAGCCCTGGACGAACTTCTCAAATCCTAG
- a CDS encoding SRPBCC family protein has product MDIRDRIAQLNTDTVLDGNVLHLSLATDLPPSILWPYLTDPVLLRAWSPYVPDRVLTFEESVLARENSADEPYLSQIMEIKAEETLAHTWGDDTVRWSLTNPGITCDMTLQEPKYASYYAAGWQVCLAVLQALLEGDKQERIIGMDAMKYGWPELQKKYQAELPGQEAAPDEG; this is encoded by the coding sequence ATGGATATCCGAGACCGAATCGCACAGCTGAACACGGACACGGTACTGGACGGCAACGTTCTCCACCTCTCGTTGGCAACCGATCTGCCACCATCGATTCTTTGGCCATATTTGACTGACCCGGTCCTGCTTCGCGCCTGGTCGCCCTACGTGCCCGACAGGGTCCTTACCTTCGAAGAGTCTGTTCTCGCCCGAGAGAACAGCGCGGACGAGCCGTATCTTTCCCAGATCATGGAGATCAAAGCCGAAGAAACACTTGCCCACACGTGGGGCGATGACACGGTCCGCTGGTCGCTGACCAACCCCGGGATCACATGCGACATGACATTGCAGGAACCCAAGTATGCCTCCTACTACGCGGCCGGATGGCAGGTATGCCTCGCCGTCCTCCAAGCACTCCTCGAAGGCGACAAGCAGGAGCGCATCATCGGCATGGATGCCATGAAGTATGGCTGGCCGGAGCTCCAGAAAAAGTACCAGGCCGAGCTACCCGGACAGGAAGCCGCACCCGACGAAGGCTAA
- a CDS encoding TrmH family RNA methyltransferase, with protein MTDNAQVSPGDPGADPRLDPDLMENGDTRNVVDKYRFWSVEAIKADLDESRAALHIAIENLEHDLNIGSIVRTGNAFNVGGVHIVGRRRWNRRGAMVTDRYLDIIHQPGPADLGTWARENGYSIVGIDNVPGCTDLEASPLPERSILVFGQESNGISPELLAECAEVRQIPMYGSTRSMNVAAAAAIAMHSWSVSHQYGKAQDSSQA; from the coding sequence GTGACCGACAATGCTCAGGTCAGCCCCGGTGATCCCGGGGCTGATCCCCGTCTGGATCCCGACCTCATGGAGAACGGCGATACTCGCAACGTTGTCGACAAGTACCGCTTCTGGTCAGTCGAGGCCATTAAGGCCGATCTGGATGAGAGCCGCGCTGCCCTACATATTGCGATCGAGAACCTTGAGCACGATCTCAACATCGGCTCCATTGTCCGTACTGGAAATGCTTTCAATGTCGGTGGAGTTCATATCGTTGGCAGGCGCAGGTGGAACCGGCGCGGGGCGATGGTGACCGACCGCTACCTCGATATCATCCACCAGCCCGGTCCCGCAGACCTGGGGACGTGGGCGAGGGAAAACGGTTATTCGATCGTTGGGATCGATAATGTTCCCGGATGTACGGACCTGGAAGCGAGCCCGCTTCCCGAGCGGTCAATTCTCGTCTTTGGGCAGGAATCCAACGGAATCTCCCCGGAACTCCTCGCAGAGTGTGCCGAGGTCAGGCAGATCCCCATGTACGGCTCAACCAGATCCATGAACGTTGCGGCGGCCGCCGCTATTGCCATGCACTCCTGGTCCGTTTCCCACCAGTACGGGAAGGCGCAGGACTCGTCGCAGGCGTAG
- a CDS encoding LemA family protein has product MDIGWVVLGIVVLLVFIVIAWAIGTYNTLIRLRNQVQESWKQIDVELHRRYQLIPNLVETVKGYAAHERAVLDDVTRMRNIAAQPSNSTAQRAQREGDLSRALGNIFAVAENYPQLQAAGPFRDLQAELSNTEDRIAAGRRFYNSNVSGMNTRIEAFPANIIAGMFSFRRAEYFEIPSYSREAPRVSFATQDGNLGNYQPNNWQPAPEPGAATLGGQRGGYDPNRDAGRPTHGMAPGQGYGNEQNGYGKPQGGSQQSGYGNQQNGYGGHPGGYGNQGQAPDQNPYQPGPQQ; this is encoded by the coding sequence ATGGATATCGGATGGGTCGTCCTGGGCATCGTTGTCCTGCTCGTCTTCATCGTGATCGCTTGGGCGATCGGCACCTACAACACTCTTATTCGCCTGAGAAACCAGGTGCAGGAGTCGTGGAAGCAGATCGATGTCGAACTGCACCGCCGCTACCAGCTGATCCCGAACCTCGTTGAGACCGTCAAGGGCTATGCCGCACACGAGCGGGCCGTCCTGGATGATGTCACCCGGATGAGGAACATCGCCGCACAGCCATCGAACTCCACCGCGCAGCGCGCACAGCGCGAAGGCGACCTGTCCAGGGCACTCGGCAACATCTTCGCTGTTGCCGAGAACTACCCGCAGCTCCAGGCGGCGGGTCCCTTCCGCGATCTCCAGGCAGAGCTTTCCAACACGGAAGACCGAATCGCGGCAGGACGCCGCTTCTACAACTCCAACGTGTCCGGGATGAACACGCGGATCGAAGCATTTCCGGCCAACATCATTGCCGGCATGTTCTCCTTCCGTCGCGCCGAGTACTTTGAGATCCCCTCCTACTCCCGTGAAGCCCCGCGCGTCTCGTTCGCAACCCAGGACGGCAATCTCGGTAACTATCAGCCCAATAACTGGCAGCCCGCGCCCGAGCCCGGAGCCGCGACCCTCGGCGGTCAGCGCGGTGGTTATGACCCGAACAGGGATGCCGGACGGCCCACGCACGGCATGGCACCCGGTCAGGGCTACGGCAACGAGCAGAACGGTTACGGCAAGCCGCAGGGCGGGTCCCAGCAGAGCGGATACGGCAATCAGCAAAATGGCTACGGTGGCCATCCGGGTGGTTACGGTAACCAGGGTCAGGCGCCGGATCAGAATCCCTACCAGCCGGGACCGCAGCAGTGA
- the pyrE gene encoding orotate phosphoribosyltransferase yields MKTNDTQRQRLIQLVRDLAVIEGEVTLASGIVSDHYVDMRRATLHHEAAPLIGHVMLDMLEEQGFGAGETDAVGGLTMGADPVATAILHAAASRGLDVDAFVVRKAAKDHGMKRRVEGPSIEGRRVVILEDTSTTGGSPLEALEAAREAGADVVAVAVVVDRKTGAKERIEESGVPYLAALSIDELR; encoded by the coding sequence GTGAAAACGAACGATACGCAGCGCCAGCGCCTCATCCAGCTTGTCCGTGACCTTGCCGTCATCGAGGGTGAAGTCACCCTCGCCTCCGGCATTGTCTCCGACCACTACGTCGACATGCGGAGGGCAACCCTCCACCACGAGGCCGCACCCCTGATCGGCCACGTCATGCTCGACATGCTCGAGGAACAGGGCTTTGGTGCAGGGGAAACCGACGCAGTTGGTGGGCTCACCATGGGAGCCGATCCCGTCGCCACCGCAATCCTGCATGCTGCTGCCTCCCGTGGCCTTGACGTTGACGCCTTCGTTGTCCGCAAGGCCGCGAAAGACCACGGCATGAAGCGCCGGGTTGAGGGCCCCAGCATTGAGGGACGCAGGGTCGTTATTCTGGAAGACACTTCCACGACCGGCGGATCACCCCTGGAGGCACTCGAAGCAGCACGAGAAGCAGGCGCCGACGTTGTTGCCGTCGCAGTTGTTGTTGACCGCAAGACCGGAGCCAAGGAACGTATCGAGGAATCCGGGGTTCCCTACCTCGCAGCCCTTTCCATCGACGAGCTTCGCTAA
- a CDS encoding SDR family NAD(P)-dependent oxidoreductase, with product MGTALVTGATSGIGKEIAWQLAAEGNDIVLVARRVDALEALAERIRNFTGQQVEILSADLSTEDGAKAVGARAADRNRPIGLVVNNAGFGLGQDFISGSLDRELGGIDVMARAVLIICHAAANEFARRGYGAILNISSMTALTAQGTYSAHKAWVRTFSEGLAETLRPYGVSVTVSCPGLVHTEFHERTNVDSSQWPEIAFIPVEKVASRSLDAARRGQVIVTPSPLYKGAAGVVRAMPRWLVRKTAGPGRSGRQ from the coding sequence ATGGGAACCGCACTCGTCACAGGCGCAACATCGGGCATCGGCAAAGAGATCGCATGGCAGCTCGCCGCCGAAGGAAATGACATTGTCCTCGTTGCTCGCCGAGTTGATGCCCTGGAAGCGCTCGCGGAGCGGATCCGTAACTTCACCGGCCAGCAGGTTGAGATCCTGTCCGCAGACCTCTCCACCGAGGACGGCGCAAAGGCCGTTGGCGCAAGAGCGGCCGACCGGAACCGCCCCATTGGCCTGGTAGTTAACAACGCCGGGTTTGGTCTGGGCCAGGACTTCATTAGTGGATCTCTCGATCGAGAGCTCGGCGGCATCGATGTCATGGCACGAGCTGTTCTCATCATCTGCCACGCGGCCGCGAACGAGTTTGCGCGCCGCGGATACGGTGCCATTCTCAACATTTCGTCCATGACGGCGCTGACGGCCCAGGGAACATACTCCGCGCACAAGGCCTGGGTTCGTACTTTCTCAGAGGGGCTCGCCGAGACCCTCAGGCCCTACGGAGTGTCCGTCACCGTGTCCTGCCCTGGCCTTGTCCACACCGAATTCCACGAGCGCACGAATGTGGATTCTAGCCAGTGGCCCGAGATTGCCTTTATCCCGGTTGAGAAGGTGGCGTCACGGTCGCTTGATGCTGCTCGCCGCGGACAGGTTATCGTCACGCCCTCACCGCTGTATAAGGGGGCGGCTGGTGTCGTACGAGCCATGCCGCGCTGGCTGGTTCGCAAGACCGCGGGCCCTGGACGGTCCGGACGCCAGTAG
- a CDS encoding serine hydrolase domain-containing protein has protein sequence MDAVILSSVDKVIKTRGQIAQDFPFASVTKLFATYATLVAVDRHLVSLDDEAGPATVRHLLGHASGLPLNDGATLAEPGTRRIYSNKGIEVLGDHVAGRVGMEFQEWIEETVLEPLGLSSILIEGTPAHSGVGNAEDLAAFSRELLAPTLVSQESYEEATSLSFGELTGVLPGYGRQKNNAWGLGFEIRADKSPHWLAESFSPRAFGHFGQSGSFLWVDPDAQLAGVYLGDENFGQKHIDMWPGLTEKMRAGEDF, from the coding sequence GTGGACGCGGTAATTCTCAGCTCAGTAGACAAAGTCATAAAAACTCGTGGTCAAATAGCGCAAGATTTCCCATTTGCGTCGGTTACCAAACTGTTCGCGACATACGCGACCCTCGTCGCCGTCGACCGTCATCTCGTCAGCCTCGACGACGAAGCGGGTCCGGCCACGGTCCGTCACCTCCTTGGCCATGCTTCCGGCCTGCCATTGAACGACGGTGCCACCCTGGCCGAGCCTGGCACCCGCCGGATCTATTCCAACAAGGGCATCGAAGTCCTTGGGGATCATGTGGCAGGACGGGTTGGCATGGAGTTCCAGGAATGGATCGAGGAAACAGTCCTCGAACCCCTCGGGCTGTCCTCGATCCTTATTGAAGGCACCCCGGCACATTCGGGTGTAGGCAATGCTGAAGACCTCGCCGCTTTCTCCCGCGAGCTACTAGCCCCCACCCTGGTCTCCCAGGAAAGCTACGAGGAAGCCACCAGCCTGAGCTTTGGTGAGCTCACCGGGGTCCTCCCCGGCTACGGTAGGCAGAAGAACAATGCCTGGGGCCTTGGCTTTGAGATCAGGGCCGACAAGTCTCCGCACTGGCTTGCGGAATCCTTCTCGCCCCGCGCATTCGGCCACTTTGGTCAGTCCGGTTCGTTCCTGTGGGTCGACCCCGACGCTCAGTTAGCTGGCGTTTACCTCGGGGATGAGAACTTTGGACAGAAGCACATCGACATGTGGCCGGGCCTCACGGAGAAGATGAGGGCGGGAGAAGACTTCTAG
- a CDS encoding HAD-IIA family hydrolase, translating into MSSWLIDMDGVLVHEGLALNGAREFLDLLDEKGIPHLILTNNSIFTPRDLAARLSTSGIEVDESRIWTSALATARFLATQSDSRRAYVVGEAGLTTALYEENFIMTTADPDFVILGETRTYSFEAITTAIRLIQNGARFIATNPDATGPSAEGDLPATGAVAAMIEKATGRTPFFLGKPNPIMLRHGLNKIGAHSESTSIVGDRMDTDILAGIEAGLTTHLVLTGSTKREEIVKFPFRPDNVHNSIADVIEYI; encoded by the coding sequence ATGAGCTCTTGGCTAATTGATATGGATGGTGTCCTCGTACACGAGGGCCTGGCACTTAACGGGGCGAGGGAATTCCTCGACCTTCTTGACGAGAAGGGTATCCCCCACCTCATCCTGACGAACAACTCGATTTTCACGCCCCGCGACCTAGCGGCGCGGCTCTCCACCTCCGGCATCGAGGTCGACGAGTCCCGGATCTGGACCTCGGCCCTTGCCACCGCACGTTTCCTCGCCACGCAGTCGGACTCCCGTCGCGCCTACGTGGTTGGTGAAGCGGGACTGACGACCGCTCTTTACGAAGAGAACTTCATCATGACGACCGCCGACCCGGACTTCGTGATCCTCGGCGAAACACGCACCTACTCCTTCGAGGCGATTACAACGGCAATCCGCCTCATCCAGAACGGCGCCCGCTTCATTGCAACAAACCCCGATGCGACCGGCCCCTCGGCCGAAGGCGACCTCCCTGCAACGGGTGCCGTTGCAGCCATGATCGAGAAAGCAACCGGCCGCACCCCGTTCTTCCTCGGCAAGCCCAACCCGATCATGCTCCGCCACGGCCTCAACAAGATTGGCGCCCACTCGGAGTCGACCTCGATCGTCGGTGACCGCATGGATACCGACATCCTCGCCGGTATTGAGGCTGGCCTCACGACCCACCTCGTCCTGACGGGCTCCACAAAGCGGGAAGAGATCGTGAAGTTCCCGTTCCGCCCCGATAACGTCCACAATTCTATCGCGGACGTTATCGAATACATCTAG
- a CDS encoding GntR family transcriptional regulator, with protein sequence MLIWIDPANERPIYEQIADSVRRSAAQADLVPGDKLPTASDVATGLGINKHTVLRAYQELRDEGLVDLRRGRGATITPLADELAKLRKEAEALARRASSLGIAQPTLASLFAFGGDNETKSDDVDTPPQVGTRELAGTSASADVDEQTDSQVHLPTPTNPQTQTRNDNPEGTR encoded by the coding sequence ATGTTGATCTGGATTGACCCGGCGAATGAACGGCCAATCTATGAGCAGATTGCCGACTCGGTACGGCGCTCGGCCGCCCAGGCCGATCTCGTTCCGGGAGATAAGCTCCCTACCGCATCGGATGTTGCTACGGGCCTTGGCATTAACAAGCACACGGTTCTCCGCGCATACCAGGAACTGCGGGATGAGGGGCTGGTTGACCTGCGGCGGGGCCGGGGCGCCACGATCACTCCGCTCGCCGATGAGTTAGCAAAGCTTCGAAAGGAGGCGGAGGCTCTTGCCCGCCGTGCATCATCCCTCGGCATCGCACAGCCCACCCTCGCCTCACTCTTTGCCTTCGGTGGCGATAACGAGACCAAGTCCGATGATGTCGACACTCCCCCGCAGGTAGGCACACGGGAGCTCGCTGGCACATCAGCCTCTGCCGACGTTGACGAACAAACCGACAGCCAGGTGCATTTGCCTACGCCAACCAATCCCCAAACTCAAACCCGCAATGACAATCCGGAGGGAACGCGATGA
- a CDS encoding DUF1648 domain-containing protein has translation MKDLTNMNSATEQELAFAKRVARFVGVYFPLVLTLAATILLIVWMDRMPDPMATHWSGGDGPDGYGPAWSNLALSLGTGIGITALFALIPFFERRRSKSIAWGWTNRFMAAMALWTVSFMQVLAVLTSYVQLDLEDATQAPGVGAIVLIGLVVATLLGILGWFVQPNLTVHAPTSEITNPIKLAPSARAAWFGTTSMPKPLAFALVATTLALPIVLLVEFASPDRDTTTIVVLAICSILSLGLIATVLSFRVRIDKHGVEVRSVLGWPTFRVPADDIIGVEVREIHAFSEYGGWGIRVAGDRFGIVLRNSEGFIITRKSRSRTFAVTIDDARTAGSLLARMAENNNRSK, from the coding sequence ATGAAAGACCTCACGAACATGAATTCTGCGACCGAGCAGGAGCTCGCTTTCGCGAAACGCGTGGCGCGTTTTGTCGGCGTCTACTTCCCTCTTGTTCTCACCCTTGCCGCCACCATCCTTCTCATCGTTTGGATGGATCGTATGCCTGATCCGATGGCAACGCATTGGAGCGGTGGGGATGGGCCGGACGGCTACGGTCCCGCCTGGTCAAACTTGGCATTGAGCCTCGGCACGGGCATCGGCATCACCGCGCTCTTCGCCCTTATTCCGTTCTTTGAAAGGCGCCGTTCAAAGTCCATCGCCTGGGGTTGGACGAATAGGTTTATGGCCGCGATGGCACTGTGGACCGTTAGCTTCATGCAGGTGCTGGCAGTTCTCACCTCGTACGTTCAGCTCGACTTGGAAGACGCTACCCAGGCCCCCGGAGTCGGCGCTATCGTCCTCATTGGCCTTGTTGTAGCCACTCTTCTTGGAATCCTTGGCTGGTTTGTGCAGCCGAATCTGACTGTGCACGCACCAACCTCCGAGATCACTAATCCCATCAAACTTGCGCCAAGTGCCCGGGCCGCCTGGTTCGGAACAACCTCGATGCCGAAGCCACTCGCGTTCGCGCTCGTTGCCACCACTCTCGCGTTGCCTATTGTGCTCCTCGTTGAGTTCGCGAGCCCCGATCGTGACACCACAACGATTGTTGTGTTGGCCATCTGTTCCATACTCAGCTTGGGCCTCATAGCCACCGTCCTGTCATTCCGCGTGCGGATTGACAAGCACGGGGTTGAGGTTAGGTCAGTGCTGGGGTGGCCGACGTTCCGGGTTCCTGCCGATGACATTATCGGCGTCGAGGTCCGCGAGATCCACGCATTCTCCGAATACGGCGGATGGGGGATACGAGTGGCCGGTGATCGGTTCGGCATCGTCCTGCGCAATAGCGAGGGGTTCATCATCACCCGCAAGAGCCGGTCCCGAACCTTCGCGGTCACCATCGACGATGCTCGCACCGCAGGTTCACTGCTGGCCCGGATGGCTGAGAACAACAACCGCTCCAAATAG
- a CDS encoding ASCH domain-containing protein, whose protein sequence is MDTDAAITEFWAGARKALPGLPENPAVAWSFGATPKHADELLNLVLEGTKTGTASSLWDHHTTGEPIPYVGEHSIILDGQGSPRAIIETYDVQIALFTEVTAEHAHAEGEGDRTLKTWREIHREFWKKYSESPKGFREDMPVVCERFRVIYRGDPGN, encoded by the coding sequence ATGGATACCGATGCCGCTATCACCGAGTTTTGGGCGGGTGCCCGGAAGGCCCTGCCAGGCCTTCCCGAGAATCCGGCCGTCGCATGGTCTTTTGGGGCAACACCCAAGCATGCTGACGAGCTTCTCAATCTTGTTCTCGAAGGCACTAAGACAGGAACGGCATCTTCGCTTTGGGACCACCACACCACGGGCGAACCGATTCCCTACGTGGGCGAGCACAGCATCATCCTCGACGGCCAAGGTTCACCCCGGGCCATTATCGAAACCTACGACGTCCAGATCGCTCTGTTCACCGAGGTAACAGCGGAACACGCACATGCTGAGGGAGAGGGAGATCGAACGCTCAAGACCTGGCGGGAGATCCACAGGGAGTTCTGGAAGAAATACTCAGAAAGCCCCAAGGGCTTCCGGGAGGACATGCCGGTGGTGTGCGAAAGGTTCCGGGTAATCTACCGCGGAGATCCGGGAAACTGA
- a CDS encoding arginase family protein, which yields MTSGNILPSASTLRLAWPRYQGATRENIVQLVPEIGQAHARKGYAVGSRVRDAVLPEHHGPTAVVPMPDTGDEGTTNGIESRGTVMESLKNALELIRKHDADRILTLGGECLVSVAPFAALAEKYGDDLAVLWVDADPDVDTPETGYDGYHAMAVSHLLGHGDPEIAELLPATVDSSRVALVGLHDWTEDAYEHVGQWGLQTFAPDDVRASRESLLAWMRSTGCSKVAIHIDVDVVDGDEIVLGLGVVPGGLTRAQLQRLVADVSKDSEVVGLTVAEFIPRSLLATVEMLEAMPLIQTDGS from the coding sequence ATGACTAGTGGGAATATCTTGCCGTCCGCGTCCACACTCCGTCTTGCCTGGCCCCGGTACCAGGGGGCCACCAGGGAAAACATTGTGCAACTGGTTCCTGAGATTGGCCAGGCACATGCTCGTAAGGGCTACGCAGTCGGTTCGCGCGTACGCGACGCCGTGCTTCCCGAGCATCATGGCCCAACCGCCGTGGTGCCGATGCCGGATACTGGCGACGAAGGTACGACCAACGGGATTGAGTCTCGCGGCACGGTGATGGAGAGCTTAAAGAATGCTCTCGAGCTGATTCGTAAGCATGATGCTGATCGTATTCTGACGCTCGGTGGGGAATGCTTGGTCAGCGTTGCACCATTCGCGGCCCTCGCCGAGAAATACGGTGATGACCTTGCTGTCCTCTGGGTTGATGCGGACCCCGATGTCGATACGCCTGAGACGGGCTACGACGGCTACCACGCCATGGCCGTAAGCCACTTGCTTGGGCATGGTGACCCCGAGATTGCTGAGTTGCTGCCCGCGACCGTGGACTCCAGCAGGGTAGCGCTCGTCGGCCTCCATGACTGGACCGAGGATGCCTATGAGCATGTCGGGCAGTGGGGTCTACAAACTTTCGCGCCCGACGACGTGCGTGCATCAAGGGAGTCTCTACTTGCCTGGATGCGTTCGACCGGATGCTCGAAGGTCGCGATCCACATTGACGTTGATGTGGTAGACGGCGATGAAATAGTTCTCGGTCTTGGAGTGGTGCCGGGAGGGCTCACACGAGCCCAACTGCAAAGGCTTGTCGCGGACGTGTCGAAAGACTCCGAGGTCGTTGGCCTCACCGTTGCAGAGTTCATCCCGCGGAGCCTGCTCGCCACCGTTGAGATGCTCGAGGCGATGCCACTGATCCAGACGGATGGCTCCTGA
- a CDS encoding LLM class flavin-dependent oxidoreductase codes for MRYANPLQFAEDAASADLISEGRLQLGISRGSPEQVLDGWRYFGFEPEKGDTDADMARKQTQIALHVLEGNRFAEPNPNPMFPNPPGLLRIEPYSEGLRQRMWWGAGSNGTAQWAAKLGMNLMSSTLKDDESGEPFHVQQRKQIEVFREEWAKHDHGFEPECPCLAQSLRLRAI; via the coding sequence ATGCGCTATGCGAATCCGCTCCAGTTCGCTGAGGATGCAGCATCGGCAGACCTGATCTCCGAAGGTCGACTACAGCTTGGCATCTCCCGTGGCTCACCCGAGCAGGTCCTTGACGGGTGGCGCTACTTTGGGTTTGAGCCGGAGAAGGGCGATACGGATGCTGACATGGCGAGGAAGCAGACCCAGATCGCGCTCCACGTTCTGGAAGGTAACAGGTTTGCTGAGCCCAATCCCAATCCCATGTTCCCGAACCCTCCGGGCCTGCTCCGGATCGAACCCTATTCGGAGGGGCTCCGTCAAAGAATGTGGTGGGGCGCCGGATCGAATGGGACGGCGCAGTGGGCTGCGAAGCTCGGGATGAACCTCATGTCCTCAACCCTGAAGGATGATGAGTCGGGCGAGCCTTTCCACGTACAGCAACGCAAGCAGATTGAGGTGTTCCGCGAAGAATGGGCGAAGCACGACCACGGCTTCGAGCCCGAGTGTCCGTGTCTCGCTCAATCTTTGCGATTACGAGCGATCTAG